In Vulpes lagopus strain Blue_001 chromosome 4, ASM1834538v1, whole genome shotgun sequence, the DNA window aggtaaatttttttttgtgttctACCTTTAAGTGTGGGCAGCCCCTGTGTCACATGGGTAAGAATCTAAAGATTCCCTAGAGAAAGGGGTTACCACCTCATGCTTGCCCCGTGTTCCAGAAATCCTTCCTACTTCCTGCTTGAGGCCATTCATTTCATCCTTACAAGATGGGAGAGTCTGGTAGCAATTAGGAGCTTAGGCTCTGCTGTCTGATAGAAGTGGGTTGAAATTCCTCTTCCAATTCTAGGCCAGTACTTTGACCTTGGGGAACTTACATAACCTCCCCgagtcttagtttcctcacctgtaaagtggaaACAATACTATTTATCACACAAAAtctctgaaagaataaaaaagcatgatacttaagagcacaggctttagAGTTGGGTTAGCTAGCTCTGCCTCtggtcttgctctctctctctgtcttttttaagattgatattcattcattcattcattcattcattcatttgacagagggagagacagagcataaacaggggaagcagcaggcagagtgagagagagaagcagactccccaacaagcagggagcccaacaaggggcttgatcccaggaccccgagatcatgacacaagttgaaggcagagacttaacagactgagccacccaggcacccctgggcttTCTCTCCTAATAATTATATAATCAGGCAAATTATTCAAGTTCTTTACTCTAGTTCCCCACTCATAAAATTGGCATAATGATAAAACTACTTCCTAGGCTGTATGGTAAAGaatttagcacagtgtctggcatgtaagtgctccataaatgaAAACTAGTAttagattattataaaaatcCTCTTACAATGGAATATATGTAACTAACCTTCTCTTTGGATCATGATACTCAGTTCATTAATCACTTTTATATATGGGTATGtgtatattctttttcctttacagGCTGAGAATAAGAATATTGGCAAGCATAAACTAAATCAGATTTTTACAAGCTGTAttgattttcagaataaaaatagacTGTGTATTGGTCctgagataataaaatataaacagacaaCAAATGAACATTTTATGCAATACTCATGCTAAGATttgaatagcattttttaaaatttagaacacTTATTGcagaaatgttataaaatatgtaagtaatgaGGGGGGAGATTAAAATCATCCAAAAGCCCACAGTCCAGAAACAACCAATGTTAGCATTTGGGTATTTTTATCTCCAGCTTTACTCCAAGTGataattgggaaaaaaacaatagCAGGTGAAATTCAGAGTATAAATTCAAATTACCCTGTGCGTCAGGCTCTGTGATAAGCTATATATACATAGTCTTGTAACTAACTTATTCTTACCATCATTTTACACAAGGGTAAATTGAGATGAAGTAGGGTTGAGGAACCAAGGTCTCACAAGTGATTTTTCTGGTGATGGAATTGGGTTTCTGGCAGTGTTAGATCAGAGCCCATGCTCCTAACAGCTACACCACGTTGCCTCCCTGAGGCAACAGTATATGTATCCTGCTGtctaaaaataatacaacatCACGAACATTCTCCATATCATTGAGAATTATTCAAAAACTCAACTTCAATTACTGTAATATACTGCTGTCATGTAAGTCCGTCCTAATTAATTTAGCAATTTTCTGTTTTGTAGTCCAATTCACTTTACTTACGAAAAAGTACATTTTCCtcctaatttttccttttcttccatgaATCCTAACGTCTCACCAATGGCACCATAGGAGTCAGATCCTATTTGTGCTGCTGGTGTTTAACCACTGCCCAGGACTGGCTACTAGTCCTCTCTGGattccttctctcctgccttccaTTCTCTTGCCCTGGTGCTGAATCACACAGCAGCCAAGGCTTCCGGtgcggggagcaggggggcagtgggggcagagTAGAAGGGAGCTGGAGGTGGTGTCATGAAATAAAGGCAGAAGAAAACCTTGgtggaaagacaaagagaaaggctGGAACTCAGAGTCACAGAAGGGAAAGTGTGAATCACTGCTTTTAATAAGATCCACCCATCCATTCCATGTTATTCACTGAGAACAGGGGTGATGAGGACAGAAACAGGATCTGCCCCAGGGGTGACTTTACAAATAGTTTATTAATTACAATTATACTCAGTGTGATCAAGTAAAAGCACCAGGGACTTAACCTAGACTGAGGTTTCAGGGGAGGCCCCCTGAAGAGGAGGCCCTTAAATGATGAGTGGAAGGTAAGCAGTGGCCAGGAAAGGTGAGGGGCTGGAGCACGAGGTAGGTGTGGCAGGCACAGAGTAAGGAGCTGTgcagtgaggggtggggagaaaacacagagaagatgGTGAAGGGGCAAGGGACTGAGTAAAGAATTGTTTCAACATTTCAAGAGTCATGAGGACACCACTGTGTTTTGGTTATTAACCTTCTTTCCCCCTCACCTTTAGTTCTCTCCAGGGTGTTTCCATGCAATTGGAAAGTTATTTGGCCTCTCTCTGAACAACGTTCAGCTGAACCCCAGTCTCACAGAGAACCTTTGTTTGGAACTGTCAAATACAAGCATCCAGAATCTATCCTTAAGCAACACCCAGCTGTACAGAACAAGCAATACGACGTTCCATGGACTAAAGCATACGAATCTCACCATGCTCGATCTTTCCCACAACAACTTGAATGTGATTGAGAACAATTCCTTTGTCTGGCTTCCACATTTAGAATATTTCTTCCTGGAGTATAATAATATAGAGCATTTGTTTTCCCACTCCTTTTATGGGCTTCTCAATGTAAGATACCTGGATTTGAAACGATCTTTTGCTAAACAAAGCACTTCCCTTGCTTCGCATCCCAGGATTGatgatttttcctttcagtgGCTAAAATGTTTGCAGTATCTGAACATGGAAGACAACTACTTTGCAGGCATAAAAAGCAATATGTTCACAGGATTGGTAAAGTTGAAACACTTGAGTCTCTCCAACTCCTTCACAAGTTTGCAAACTTTAACCAATGAAACATTTTTGTCACTTGCTCAGTCTCCTTTAATCACACTCAATCtaaccaaaaacaaaatctcaaaaatagaGAGTGGTGCTTTTTCTTGGCTGGGCCACCTACAGGTACTTGACCTTGGCCTTAATGAAATTGGACAAGAACTCACAGGCCAAGAGTGGAAAGGTCTAGAAAATATTGTCGAAATCTACCTTTCCTACAACAAATACCTACAACTGACAAGCAGCTCTTTTGCCTTGATTCCCAGCCTCCGAAGACTGATGCTCCGAAGAACGTCCCTTAGAAATGTGGACAGCTCCCCTTCACCTTTTCATCCTCTTAGGAACTTGAACATTCTGGATCTAAGCAACAACAATATAGCCAACATAAATGATGAACTGTTGGAAGGTCTTGAGAAATTAGAAATTCTGGATATGCAGCATAACAACTTAGCAAGGCTATGGAAACATGCAAACCCCGGTGGTCCTGTTCATTTTCTAAAGGGTCTTTCTCACCTCCACATTCTTAATTTAGAGTCTAATGGCTTTGATGAGATCCCAGCAGAGGTGTTCAAGGGCTTATCTGAATTAAAGAGCATTGATTTAGGATTgaataatttaaacatatttccaTCATCTCTCTTTAATGATCAGGTGTCTCTGAAGTCATTGAACCTTCAGAAGAATCTCATAACAtcagttgagaagaatgttttTGGGCCAGCCTTCAGGAACCTTAGTAATTTAGATATGAGCTTTAATCCATTTGATTGTACCTGTGAAAGTATTGCCTGGTTTGTTAATTGGATTAACAGCACCCATACCAACATCTCTGAGTTATCAAGCCATTACCTCTGCAACACTCCACCTCAATATCATGGTTTCCCAGTGATGCTTTTTGATATATCACCCTGCAAAGACAGTGCCCCCTTTGAaatctttttcataataaataccAGTGTCTTATTGACTTTTATCTTTATTGTGTTGCTGATCCATTTTGAAGGCTGGAGGATATCTTTTTATTGGAATGTTTCAGTGCACCGAATTCTTGGTTTCAAAGAAATAGACAAACAGCCAGAGCAGTTTGAATATGCAGCTTATATAATTCATGCCTATAAAGATAGAGATTGGGTCTGGGAACACTTCTCTCcaatggaagaaaaagataaaactctCAAATTTTGTCTCGAAGAGAGGGACTTTGAGGCAGGTGTCCTTGAACTTGAGTCAATCgttaatagcatcaaaaagagtagaaaaactatttttgttataACACAGCATCTATTAAAGGATCCATTATGCAAAAGGTAGGTGAACATTGTGGAAATTTTAAGCGTGTACTTTTCAATTAAGcttttaaatattacttatatTATGACTCAccactcaaaaaatgttaaaaataagttttaaaaaaataacctgattATTAGTGACAGGTAAAAGCAAATGTAAGGGGGGATGTTGGAGATTTTGGCTGTTGAATACTGTATACTGATATGTAacttatttcaatatatttttttttactagattcAAAGTGCACCAGGCAGTTCAGCAAGCTATTGAACAAAATCTAGAGTCCATTATATTGATCTTTCTTGAGGAGATTCCAGACTATAAACTGAACCATGCACTCTGTTTGCGAAGAGGGATGTTTAAATCTCACTGCATCTTGAACTGGCCAGTTCAGAAAGAACGGGTAAATGCCTTTCATCATAAATTGCAGGTAGCACTTGGATCCAGAAATTCaatacattaaatttatttaaagactaAAGTAACAGAGTAGTAACTTTCCCATCTTAAAAGTTTCATagtaaatttaagttttatttgaagATCATcatataaatttgtttattcatatttaaagagTATTATCCCACACTTCCATCTCTTTTATCTTCCTATTACAGGCCTTTCATTGCCAACAGAGTTAACTGGACCCAAAATACATATATCAGAATATCCTCTACTAATGAATATACAATTGGTAACTGAGGTCTGTGACAacttagaaaagttttaaaatattcttcatttaaagaaaagtgagAATTATGTGAAGGTTTCTGATaattatatttggagattttttggATGCACTCATAGTAGAATAAAAGATAATTGTTTTAGTAGATACAATGCTATTTCAACtgtaaaagagtaaaatatataccccaatttttaaaagcttagttataatattttttcaattggGAAGCTTTTATTTTAGTGGTCCCTGTCTCAGTGTTCATTTTGTTAGGTGTTAAATCCCATTTCAATATACAGATTCATGGTCAgaaaacatttgtgattcattTCGATTACTTATACTCACTTATATTTTCCTGCTATTTGAGTTTCTGCTATAGTTGTTAGAAGAAACGATTCTCTTGCTTAgaagtattacaaaaaaaaaggattacagaAAGGCTTACTTCCGGAAGGTTAATAAGTAGATTAGCtttgtggaaataaaatattcttttctcttggtcTCAGACTCAGGAGATGGCCCTGGTCAAATCATTTGGTCCCACTGGATTCTTTGAGTTCTGATCTTGAAAATTTTGgtgataaacaaaatcttaaataaccTTAAGTAATCTTAAATAATCCCCTATAATTAATGATGATCATGGTATAATGCATTCACATTAAATATATTACCATGTCATAAAATAATATGCTATGTATATATAAGTTAGTTCTACTCTAGAAAGACTATGATTTTAAGTGTTATTCTTGTTTTACGATAAAAAGAATCTAATTATTGGAAATAAACAAgaatagctttttaaaacttttatagttCTGGTATTCAAATATAAGAGAGGGTTGAAATTATAAAGCTGAGGTAATTTCTTTATTAGAAGCATCTGCTAAATTTCGGGAGCATTTGAGATGTCACATTTTAGAACTTTCATTTAAATAGTTCGatattagggtgcctgggtggctcagtccattaagtgtctgcatatggctcaggtcatgatcccaggaccccgggatccacCCCCTCAGGGGACTCTGCCTCATGGgggagggaagcctgcttctccctttccttctgcctgccgctccccctgcgtgtgcgctctctctctctctttcaaataaataaataaaatattttaaaaattgttcagtaTTCTCAAGGCTAAGCTCACAGAATCCTGGAAAAAAGTAATATCCATTGTATTGGTGGTTCTGAAAGTGTCTACAGTCTCTCAACAATATGAATGTGTGGAGGAGGACTCATTTTCACTTTCCCATTATATATCACCTTTGCACACAAGACAcattgttttattgcttttttgttaaaatgtgttttctaccTGTGAAATAATCTTGCTTTATTTTGGcatcacaaaatataaataaataaacaaataaaattaaacttttaagatGCCAAAATGAAAGTCACAACTACCATTTTTCTTGATGTGCTTTGAATGTTAGCTGTGTATCAATGGtttcaatttcattaaaatatttctaaatgaacTTTTATTATCAATTAATGTTTCACCAGTTTGTTCAAAGCAGGGCAGGATGTaattttgctttccttctcttatttatttgcttataagATAGTTGATCAAATGGCCACAATTTAAATTGAGttcaaacataattttttaaagtttcttaatATGTAAGAAAATGCACAAGGGATGACCCATTTAACTGAATATAAGTAAAACTAATAAAAGATGCAAACCTTGGCTTGTGTTTGACTTACACAGGAAGAAACATCCTGAACTTCTGCAAGCTGTCCTTTATAATTGTTCTCAGGAGGAGTCCTCATCCCTGGGGTTTAAAACAAGGAAATGCAGAAAAGGATGTTTGTCTGACCTATTTAATTTCCATGAGTGAAGTGACTTGTTTGAATGCTCTCAAGGTGGCATCATGTTATCTGTTCACtccttcttcctgtttttccGTTTTCAAAACAAACTCCAATTGAATAAACATtgagtttaaaataaatctaGGAATTTAGATTTTACCTAAAAATGACATCTTTTTATTGTAATAAGAAGTAAATACTATCAATTTGTTAGTGAGGAGGGGGTTTTCAGTGCCATTTATTTAACAATGTTTAATTATTCAAATGTCTACCTTAGGTTATTTGTAAAGGGGACTCAATAATAAGTGATGGTAGCCATTGGAAAATTGGTAAAGGTGCTCCATATGAggagcttaaaaaatatttcttgcaatctggagaggcagaaagcagaCTAGTGGTTGTCTGGACCTAGGGATGGGAATGGGAAGTAGTGGGGAGTAGTGCAAGAGAtttttttagggtgatgaaaatgttctaaaattggagtGTGGTAATGATTGCACAACTATGTAAGTTTTTACTAAGAATCATCGAATCATATTCTTAAAACAGGTGAATTTAGggtacataaattatatattaataaaactgtgagaaatattgTATACATGGAGCAGCTACATGTGCATAGCCCTGTGCTAAGCATGATGGGGTGCAATAGGATCTGAGCTACACTGTAGAAAATGGGGTAAGAAGAGTTAGGGTAGGAAGGGACTATCAAAGATGGACCTGAACAAAAGGGGATCAGACCTTTCAAAGGTGGGTGGAATTTGGTTGAGTGAGGAGTAGGGTAACAGAATGAACAGTAAGATAGAAGGGAGTGGGGCATGAACTTGGTGTTGGGTGGAGTCACAGGCAGGGATGCTGCAGAGGATAGAACCATGTTGCTGAGAGTGTAACAGAGGAATTTAGATTTAAGGAGTCAGTTATTTTGAAATTGTAACTTAATGGATTTCAATTGGCAAAACCAGGAATTATAATAAAACTCCGTCCTGGAATCTATGATTTAGATTTATGTGACAACTAGTTGAATACAAGATGTAACTTCTAGCTTGACAGTCCAAACAGCCAGGTGCACTCCCACATTACCAACGGGGACttaaagtacttatttttttcctataaacatATAATTCTGTATTAAACTAACAAAAAAAGGCAATCAATTGGTCATTAGTTGCTAATTACACTAGGTCATATATCAGCCATTCTTATCTCTTGCCACTCCCTAGTCTTGCTCCATCTTTCTGTGCATGGGAGAAACTGTCCCGTCATGTGactttgcccctccccaacctGTTCAGCAAACCACCTATTGTACATATTTGGCAAGTTATGGGACTTTTCAATGATGGAACTTTTCTGGTTCTTTGTGAGAATTGCTGGGTAGCCAGTTAGCTCTTAGCTCTCTTATCTTAAGTCAGTTCTCCAGGAAATAGAACCTAAGATGGAGGGGTACATGCAGCAGGTTTTGGGGAGTGCTCTGATTTATGAGGGAGTGAAATAAACTGGATTGAGAAGAGGGAGAATGATGGTCTGCAATGCAATTGCAGGTTGCAGCAGAGACCTTAGCAGACCCCATGGGGAATGGCCCTACAGAGTTGATGCCAAAAAGGGGCTGGACTGCCCCAACCTCATCTCAGCCAATCAATATTGGATCTAGGCAGTCCCAGGGAGGAAGTGTGCCCTTCAGCAAAAAGCTTTGCCCAAAAACAATTCCAAAGGAGGATCTCAGTTGTGAAGCGTGAACACTCTGGGCAAGTAGAGGAATAGGTGCCTGGGTCCCAAAGGGGAGAGCTCAGCGGTTCACCACAGCATCCACTACACCTTCcaaggtatttaaaaattaaggtagaTATAGCTCAATTGGTTTCTTTAAGCACTTCTGCAAGGTTCCAaccattttagttttaaaaatagtctcttcCAGGCATTCTGGGAGACAAATGGCTGCATAGAaagccaatatatatatatatttttaacagtgTTAATGTCTTCCAGTCAAAGAACAAGTTTGGTTTATTACTGAAATGAAGGAGGATACACAGTATGGAGACCTTAGGGGTGTCTCACTAAGAAGGCGCTTGAAAAGTTGGGTTTTCTTTAGGTGATTTGGGGGAAGGCAGATGGAAGCAGTTTCCTTCTACATTTCATGCTGTTAGAAAGGGGGAAATTATGTGACtgattatctcaataaagcttatCTATAGGGAGAAGAGACTAGAACCAGGATAAAGTAATAATTGGTAAAGAGGTGGCTGTCAGCTTAGGCAAGAGAAGAGTCTTTATGGTATTTTGAGGGTGTCacagtgaatttatttttgtctgtgcTTATGCAAAATTAGGAAGTGGTCATGCTTTGTCTCATTTTATAGTGTCAGCATCACCTTGTCTGAAGTTGATAGTCTGTGAGGCTGTTTCTGTCCAGTAAGAGAACAATATGGCCTAGCTGTGAGTGCCGGGCCAGCTTCTGGATGTCAGAGGCTGCTCTTTGTTTTACTCGGCAGCTTTCACACAGGTATCTTTTTGGCCCCTTGACAAGATATCATTTCATCTTAGCGAGCACTCGGTTGCAAGTGCCAGAAGCTCAAAGTTGTTTAGGCAAAAAGGGAGAATATTTATGATCTATTACCAAAACGGGAAAAGGGCAGGGATATAACTAGCTGTCAAGGAGAACTAGGACCAGGAGCTCAAATATCACCACACCTCATACCTATTCCTCTCTCTATGTTAGTTAGTGTTCTTGGTTTGTACTGCTggaagcaggggtgcctggatctcttaggctccctgttcaggtcaacaatcccaatttttaaaacaatttctaaaacCTCAGGAAAGTCTTCTGATTGGCCTGGTTTGAGGGTATATATCCACGCTGTGGCCATGGCAGTGGGGTCCTGTGGTTGGCAGCACCCACTAGAACCATATAAATAGAATGGTGTTTCCCAAAGAGGGGAGCTGGACAAGCCCAGTGGTCATATTCACCAATTGAGACCTGTAGAACTGGCCTATTGAACAAGCTGGACTCAGGAAGGTACAAACAGgaaattcttattcttttatccTCTCAAAGatctttttaagatcttttaaagattttttaaagaaaattcttccaTTTGGATAAAACCTCAGGcttatttattatagagatttTCTAACACTCATAGATACTACGAAGAGTTGTCCAACCTCATCATTATAAACCTCTAGCCCAATAGTAATAACAAACTCTTGCTCAATTAGGCTTTTCTGCCTCCCCAGCTGGGGTCTGCTTCCATCTGCTGGTAGATCCCACTGAAGGGGATGATGGTGTTGGCTTGTTGTCTCCCTCCTCACTCCGTCTGCTCTCCCACTGGCTGGCTGAGCACCTCTAGAATCTCAGGAGTTcagaacacagaggaaagaaggaaCTTCAAAGGCAGAGACGGCTACATTTGACCAGCACGGGTGTGATCTGGCCTCTGGGCCTTGGCGACATaatgctggctggctggctctttCTTTCATGGGATGCTTTTGTCACTTCTTCAGAGATGCAGAATCTTCCTTTGGAACCCAACTCACAGGACAAGGTAGTGGTAAGTCAGCCACTCCCAGTGCAAATTCTTCTGGTGACTGCCGGGCATCtaataaaatgaattcaaaactTTCCTTCACTCTGTCTCCACTCCATCTTTCAAACTTGTCTCCACTATTATTGCGTGCATCCAAGGTACTGATTGGTGTTCCTCACCGATCTTACAAGATAAAATCCTATTAAAAGGGCTCCTGCCACGTAAATGTGGGAAGTACTGTATACTATATCCTCCTCAGAAAAAATTACACATTGGTAATCAGGATATTACAAAGCTAGGATGTCCTACTTTAAAGAAAGGTATTTAACCTTTTATGATTGAGGCATTCCCTAAGCGAATTTTATGATAGAACTGCTTATCATTTGGCTTGCTAACATCCTGCTGACTGCATGTTCTCtataacatttgcaaatataacAGTAAATATTAGACTGAAGTTGTAGCAGCAGATGTAGAAAAGAAGAAGGCACAttcaatttaatgaaaatatatttttatcacccaGAAATTTCATTGCCTCTGGGAGAGACCACAGACAAAAGAGAATTGGGATGCTCCAAAATTTCCTCTAACCCCCTCCAACTCTGCAgtaaatattccaaaaatatgCTCATATTCCTTTAGCAATGATCCAAAGAGTGCCAGGTCCCCTCTAAAGACCTTACTTAGTTTACaatctggagtgtgtgtgtgtgtgtgtgtgtgtgagagagagagagagagacagagagagagagattgctcTTTCTTTTGCTTCACTTCCAACGCACAGTAGTCACAAAATATTTGTGGATTGAATGATTAAGGAACTAAGTGAATGAACACACCACGAACTCTAGCCACCCAGAACTGCTTGTGGCTTCACCCACATGCCCGGCTCTTTCATATTTCCATCTGAATGTAAGTGTGGTTCTGCTTGCATGACTGTCCTACATCCTTTTCTTGGCTAAAGCATGCTGCTTCAAGGGGTAGATCAGGCATCAGCTTCACCTACAAGGAGATCTAATCCCTGGCCTCTCCTGACTAATCTTGAAACTTACAGCCTTCCTAAACATACTTCCCCCTTAGGATGAGTTAGTTGGCTTTTATCATTGGCCAAGCACTCTTGGATAGGAAGAGTTCAAAATCTTAAACAGTATAAGTGCCCAGAAAGAGTCTACAGAGGATGTAACCTTAAGGCCCACTATTGCTGGTGCAAGAATCTGTGCAAATCTTGGATAGAAGGGGCTTGGCattagttgtgtgactttggaggCTCTTGGGTCAGAGCCTTTGCTTCGGCTCTACTTGTTTACTGAAGATAATCCTTCAGTGCAAGGGGATTTGAAAAGCTGTTCTTCTGCTCAGGTTGTTTTGGTGTAAAGCAATCTGGACTGGGATAAACACTGGGTCAAGTGAGATCGTCCTTCCTCAGAGAAACCTTGTTACCTAAGCAGTGGTAAGAAACAGAGGGTCCCTCTAGACTTCCCTGATAACAGTTCCAACTTCCCAGCTTGGCCGCTTAGTGATTCTGCAACCTCTGATGTAACCTCTCTCTGGTGGCTCATCTGGCATTTTCTGGCCTTACTGTGCAAACCTAGCCCAGAAGAGAGTGGGACAAGCATAACTGCCCCTCGCCCGTACCCCCACACTCATTAGGAGACAGCTGGAGATTTCTGAACGAACACATCAGCAGAATCTTTTAAGGGGAGGAGGTACTTACGGGATGGTCTAGGGGTAGGAAGCTGAAATTTCTGTTAATCTTAACacagtaaaacaacaacaacaataaaaatctgAACACAGTATGTTTTGAACAAATTCCAGGGGGTGCCATTGGGTCCACCTCAAGCTTTAAGGACAGATCCACCAGTTACACAGTACATCCTCCACCTTCCTTCTATCTCTGGTTTCTCTTATTATCTGCTTTTGttatcctttctttcctctctgttctcCTATACCCAGTGTGTAGGCATGCTtagcagaaaaatacaaatcatattaaatttttaaaaaatcctgagcAAAATGTTATTGTACCCTAGGTTGATCCTTTCAAGACCATACTCTACTGCAGCATGGC includes these proteins:
- the TLR3 gene encoding toll-like receptor 3 isoform X3; this translates as MSQSLLYHIYSFLGLLPFWILCTSSTNKCVVRHEVADCSHLKLTQVPDDLPANITVLNLTHNQLRRLPPANFTRYSQLTILDGGFNSISKLEPELCQKLPLLEILNLQHNELSHLSDQTFVFCVNLTELHLMSNSIKIIQNNPFRSLKNLVKLDLSHNGLSSTKLGSQLQLENLQELLLSNNKINVLRREELDFLGNSSLEKLELSSNPIKEFSPGCFHAIGKLFGLSLNNVQLNPSLTENLCLELSNTSIQNLSLSNTQLYRTSNTTFHGLKHTNLTMLDLSHNNLNVIENNSFVWLPHLEYFFLEYNNIEHLFSHSFYGLLNVRYLDLKRSFAKQSTSLASHPRIDDFSFQWLKCLQYLNMEDNYFAGIKSNMFTGLVKLKHLSLSNSFTSLQTLTNETFLSLAQSPLITLNLTKNKISKIESGAFSWLGHLQVLDLGLNEIGQELTGQEWKGLENIVEIYLSYNKYLQLTSSSFALIPSLRRLMLRRTSLRNVDSSPSPFHPLRNLNILDLSNNNIANINDELLEGLEKLEILDMQHNNLARLWKHANPGGPVHFLKGLSHLHILNLESNGFDEIPAEVFKGLSELKSIDLGLNNLNIFPSSLFNDQVSLKSLNLQKNLITSVEKNVFGPAFRNLSNLDMSFNPFDCTCESIAWFVNWINSTHTNISELSSHYLCNTPPQYHGFPVMLFDISPCKDSAPFEIFFIINTSVLLTFIFIVLLIHFEGWRISFYWNVSVHRILGFKEIDKQPEQFEYAAYIIHAYKDRDWVWEHFSPMEEKDKTLKFCLEERDFEAGVLELESIVNSIKKSRKTIFVITQHLLKDPLCKRFKVHQAVQQAIEQNLESIILIFLEEIPDYKLNHALCLRRGMFKSHCILNWPVQKERLGSASICW